In the genome of Methanotorris formicicus Mc-S-70, the window AACTCCGTGCAAAATCTTCAAAAAATACATGGAGATGCTAATAGTTGCATATATAGTTTCAAATCCTGGCATGTTTGGAAAGTTACTGGTTAACCATCCCGATCTCCAAATAAAGTGTGCAGATTTTATAGACTCAATATTTAAAAAACCTTACTCAGGAATTAAACTTGAATTATTGGATATGTTTATAAATGCATTGGATGAAGATAAGTGCGATAAAATAACCCAATACCTTCCAGAACTCTCGAAACTTTTAAACCATAGGATGTGGGATGTTAAGTCTAGGGCATTAAAGGTAATAACATCAATGGATATTGCTGAAAATGAGGTTGATGATGTGGTTATGAATATATTGAAAAACTATAAATACTCTGATGAAGATTTTAGACTGCGTTTACTTAGGGCGTTGAGGGATTTGCCGATTTCAAAAAAGCATTTTGATGAAGTTATAAAAATGTTGGAGGGAATAGAAACTTCTGATGAATACACGAGAGATATTATTAAAAATATTTTAGACAAATATAAGAACGCAAAATCAGACGATGGGGAAAATTCGGGTGAAAGTTGATGAAAATAACGATATATTCTCCAAATGTTTATACCTATGGCGCAATGGTTGTTGGCGGGATTTTAAATGAAAAGCATAATGTCCATTTAATAAGAAAACCAAACAATGCATTATTCTTAAAATCAGATGTTGTTATTTTAAGTTTATATTCAACTCTACAGATAATTGATGAAAATATAAAGAATATTGTTAACTTCATAAAGAATCGCAAGAAAAAAACAAAAGTTTATGTTGCTGGATGTGTTTCCACTTATCCAGAGATAATTTTAAATGAACTCAATGTTGATGGCGTTATTGTTGGGGAGGGGGAATTAACTACTCCAAACATTATTGAGGGGGACAAAGGGGGATTAGCATACAAAGATGGTGATGAAATAATAATAAATTATCCAAAAGAAAGGCCAGATTTGAATCATCCAATGCCCCTAATTCCAAAGGATATCGCAAACCAGAATATTAGGGGAGCGAACGTTTATATTGAAACACATAGGGGATGCTTGGGAAATTGCACATTTTGCCAAGTTCCTAAGTTTTTTGGGAAAGAGATTAGAAGTAGAGATGTTGATTTGGTTGTTGAGGAAGTTAAGAAGTTTAAAAAAAGAGGGGTTAAGAGGATTGCAATTAGTGGAGGAACGGGAAGTTTATACAATTTCAAAAAATCAATAAATAGGGATAAGTTTTATGAGTTATTGGAAAAAATTTCCTCAGTTATTGGGAAAGATAACCTCTCAGTCCCAGATATGAGGGTAGATTATGTTGATGAGGATATTTTAGAGGCAATAAAAAACTACACCATTGGATGGGTGTTTTATGGGATTGAGAGCGGGAGTGATGATATATTAAGGGATATGAAAAAAGGAGTAAACACAAAAAAGATTATGGATGCGATAAAATTGGCAAAGGATTGTGATATTAAAGTTGGTGGAAGTTTTATTGTTGGTTATCCAACAGAGACAGAGATGGATTATTTATTAACAAAGGACTTTATTGTCGATGCTGAATTGGATGATATCTTTGTCTCCATTGCAGAGCCAATACCAACAACTGAACTTTGCAGTTTGGTTTTAAAAACCCCAAAAGAAAAAAATCCAACATTTATGAAGCATAATGGGGAATATAGGCATTTAAATTTAACAGAAAGTGAGGCAAGGTGTTTTGATCTACTTATTCATGCCGAGATGTGGAAAAGTAATCCAAAATTAATGACAAAACAACTTTATGCAATTTATTTGAATGAGGCAAAAACGCAAGGAAAAGATATAAGGAAGATAACTGAACTAATATTTAAGTATAAGGATTATTATATTATATAAGGTATCTCAGGATGCATTCAAATATATTCAAACGTTATGTGTAAACTTTTCATTAGATTATTTAAAAATATATCATTTAAATATATTTAAAATAAATGAAGTTAAAAATAATGATTATATAAAACTATTTTGTGATGATTATGGGAAGAAAAGACAAAAGATGGGTTTTACAAAGAAAAAAGGACTTTTATTACAATTTAGCAAAAAAGCAAAAATATCGTTCAAGAGCAACATTTAAGTTGTTCCAATTAAATGAGAAATTTAGATTTATGAAAGAAGGGGATATTGTTGTAGATTTGGGATGTGCTCCTGGAGGTTGGCTACAGGCTGCGAGGGAGATTGTTGGAGAAAAGGGTTTTGTAGTGGGTGTTGATTTGCAGAGCGTTAAACCACTCCCATACGATAACGTAAAAACGATAAAAGGGGATATGACAAAGGAAGAAACAATACAAAAAATAAGAGAAATTCTCTATCCTGCAAAACCAACTGTTGTTATAAGTGATGCCTCTCCAAACATAAGTGGGGTTTGGGACGTTGATCATGCAAGATCTATTGAGTTAACAACAATTGCCCTAAAAATAGCAACCAAACTGCTAAAAGAAGGAGGTAATTTTGCTGTTAAAGTATTCCAAGGAGATATGTTTATGGATTATGTATCTCTTGTGGAGAAGTATTTTGAAAAGGTATATCCAACCAAACCAAGGGCATCAAGAAAAGAAAGTGCTGAAGTTTATGTTGTAGGAAAGGGATACACTGGAAAACCTTGGGAAGAGGAAGAACCAGTTAAAGAAGAAAAAGTTGAGGAAAAGATAGAAACAGAAGAACTATTAGCAAAAAAAATAAAAGAAATGAGAAAATTAAAGACAAATAAAAATTAATCCTCAAACTCCACAACAATATTTTTTATGTTGAATTCCTTACCTCCTTTAAACTTCAAATTCATACTATTACACTTTGGGCAATAAATTTCAAATTCATCCTCTGCCTTAATATCCCCCACATACCCACAATCCCTACAAACTGCTAAAGGTTTTATAAACTTGACGTTTATCTTTGCATTTTCGCAGATAGTTCCCTCTGCAATAACTTCAAATGCAAATTTTAACTGCTCAATGTTTATGAATGTTAATTTCCCAACCTCTAAATTTATTTCAGAAACCTTTTTTACCTTTTTTCCATCTTTTTCTTGCTCTTTTACAGTATTTAATATGGTATCGAGTATAGATGTTGCATAAGAGAGTTCATGCATAGTATCCCTTTATTTTTTATTCAATCCCTAATTCCTTAAGTACTCTTTCTTTAACTTTTTCTTCCTTATTTTTTGAGGCGTAGATTTTAAAGTTTATAACTATTCTTACAACATCATCCCCATCCATCAACTTACATTCCCCTAAATATGCCTTCTGCTTATCAAACCTCAAATACAACTTGTTCTTTTCTATCCTTAAATCAACATCTTTTTTTAATTTGTTTATATTTCTCTCGTCACCCTTTAGCAAATCTATAATATGCTTAAAAACCCTATTTGTTTTTTTGTTTATAGTCATTTTGTAGACATTTATTGGATTACCAAAATAACCATCTGTCTCTATAACTTCCAACTCCACATCATCCTCTCCAACAACATCTGGTAAAAAATAAGTTATTGCATCTAAAACCTTCTCCTCATCCTCTGTTGCATGTGCAGTTGCTGTTATTATGATATGGTTTACCATAAAAATCCCCCAAACTTTTATTATAAAAATTTCAAAAAAACCACGAAAATAGCCAAAATAATATATAATTTTAAAAATAACTCAAAATTGACATCTTATTTATTTTGCTAAGACGATTTCTATTGTTGAGACGTTGACAACTTTACCATCTTCATTTTTAATCTTGTCTGTTCCAATGTTGATTTCCTTAACTTTAACATCTGGTAAAAACCTATTCCTAACCATCTCTGTAACATCAACTGCCCTGCTAATTGCCTTCCCTCTCGCTTTTATTTTGACTTCTTTAACTCCTTGTGTATTAAACTGTGTGATTACTGCAAGGACGTAGTTCATTATACTCTTGTTTCCTATGTATACTGCGTTGTTGTCACTCATCTGCATCCCTCCCTTTAACTATAATTCAATATGAGGATGGGATATATATACTTTTGGATTTTTAATGTCGTTTGAAATTTGTTAATTTATAATTCTTTTGTCTTTTTAGTAAAATATCCATAATTTCGTATGGATTTTTCAACACTACGGTATCTTCAAGGTCATTTAATTTTTTTGTGTTTTTAGCATCAACCTTTCTAACCCTCATTTTTATTTCCTTCCCCTCTATTATTGCATCGTATTGGCAAATCTCCTTACATTTCCCACATCCAATACATTTGGATAAGATTATCTCCATGAAACTTTTAGAAAAAGTTTCATCAAAATTCTCAACTATCGCATCATTCTCACAAACTTCCATGCATGCCTTGCAAAGTGTGCATTTTTCCCTATTTATTGAAAATGGCAACCTTGTTGTTACAACACCCTCCACATAATCTACTGGGACTATTATACATTTAACAAACCCCTTTCCTGCCTGAGCAATGGCATTTGTTACTAAAGTATCTGCTATTCCATTCACAACCTTTGCCACAGTGTTTCCAGTTGTTGGTGTTGATATTAGGTAGTCGTATTTTCCAAGTGACAACCTCCCAGTAATCGGTGCTGAGTATGGATGCTCTCTCTCAAAAATCAACTCCTCATAGTAGGTGTTGTTTGATATGCTATACAACTCCTCCATCAACCCATACATCTTAACAACTTCTTCTCCAGCCCTTGAAACTAATGTTGTTATTTTTACACCATGTTCCTTTAATTTCTTCATAACATCAAAACTCTCCCTCAATAAATGCCCTGCTCCTGTTATACACCAAACCACCTTCATAACTCCACCAATTTATCACTATCTTAAAAACATCCGATTTAAAACTTGGAGTAAGTTAAATAACATTTTAATTATATTTGACCAATAGAAAATCTATAGTTGCTTTGCGAATTTTATTAATATTATGCTAATTCTTAAATTGTTGTATTGTCTTAAATTTTAAAATAGGTTGTATCATCATTAAATTTATTGGCATTTTTCCAACATCTAACGCAGACAACAAACTTGAACATGAGGATCCCAATTAATATATATAGGTTGTTGGTAATATGGTAGATAAAATATATTTATTTTTCATCGATTCATTTTTTGTAGTATTAAGTTGATTTTATGGGTGATATTATGGAGAATAATGAGAATCAATTATCAAAGAGATTAACATCAAAGGCAAAAAAAATGCTAAGGGCTAAATCTCATGAAATAAAGCCCGTGGTTTGGATTGGAAAGGAGGGTGTAGATAAAGTTATTGAGGAAGTTAAGAGACAGTTAAAGGATAGGGGGCTTATAAAGGTTAAAATAAGAAAAACAGTACTGATTCATGTAGATAAAAAAGAGATTGCTGAAAAATTGGCAAAAGAGACAGATTCAGAGATAGTAAGTATAGTTGGACATGTAATAACACTGTTCAGACCAAGGGAAGGTTGGAAGAGTTATTCTTCAAAAAAGGTGAAAAAGGAGAAAGAAAAAGAAGAAAAATATATTACAGAATTTGAAAGACTCAGGAAAGGAAAATCATAAAATTTCAGTTAAGTGTAGCCAATAAATACAATTTAATAACTTCAAATTTAAAGTTGGATTGTTGTTAAACGTCCTAAAGAACGACTACGGTTAAGCGTAATATATATATACATGATTGTAGAATTAATATTGAGATTGCCCGGCGAGGATTCAATGTTCTTTTTTGGATAAGTTTATAAATCATTAATGCAATTTTAAGATACACATAGGGAATATTCATAACAGGCAATTGGTTTTGTTATTTCTGTAAAAACGAAAAATCAAGTGAGGTGTTAGTATGGTAACAGTATATGACGTCCCACCGGCATTGTTGATAGAGAAAACAGCAAAGAAATTAAAAGAAATGGGCTTAAAAGAACCTTCCTGGACTCCATTTGTTAAGACAGGTGCTCACAAAGAGAGAAGACCTGAAAATGCAGATTGGTGGTATATAAGATGTGCATCAATTTTAAGAAAGATTTATGTTAATGGTCCTGTTGGTGTTGAGAGGTTGAGAACTGCCTATGGTGGAAGAAAGAACAGGGGCCATTCTCCAGAACACTTTGTAAAAGGTAGTGGAAACATCATAAGAACTGCACTCCAAGAATTGGAGAGATTGGGGTTAGTTGAAAGAACAAAAGAGGGAAGGGTTGTAACACCAAAAGGACAATCATTATTAGATAATACTGCAAAAGATGTTAGAGATGAAATTGTCAACGAAATCCCAGAGTTGGCTAAATACTAATTTATTCCTAACTTTTTTGATTGTGTGGTTGTAAAAACGACCTTGCAACATTTAAGTCAAAAATATTATAAACTACTTTATAGATACTATATTCAGCAACAAAAGGGGATTTTATAT includes:
- the yhbY gene encoding ribosome assembly RNA-binding protein YhbY, which gives rise to MENNENQLSKRLTSKAKKMLRAKSHEIKPVVWIGKEGVDKVIEEVKRQLKDRGLIKVKIRKTVLIHVDKKEIAEKLAKETDSEIVSIVGHVITLFRPREGWKSYSSKKVKKEKEKEEKYITEFERLRKGKS
- the hypA gene encoding hydrogenase maturation nickel metallochaperone HypA, with amino-acid sequence MHELSYATSILDTILNTVKEQEKDGKKVKKVSEINLEVGKLTFINIEQLKFAFEVIAEGTICENAKINVKFIKPLAVCRDCGYVGDIKAEDEFEIYCPKCNSMNLKFKGGKEFNIKNIVVEFED
- a CDS encoding 30S ribosomal protein S19e, translating into MVTVYDVPPALLIEKTAKKLKEMGLKEPSWTPFVKTGAHKERRPENADWWYIRCASILRKIYVNGPVGVERLRTAYGGRKNRGHSPEHFVKGSGNIIRTALQELERLGLVERTKEGRVVTPKGQSLLDNTAKDVRDEIVNEIPELAKY
- the albA gene encoding DNA-binding protein Alba produces the protein MSDNNAVYIGNKSIMNYVLAVITQFNTQGVKEVKIKARGKAISRAVDVTEMVRNRFLPDVKVKEINIGTDKIKNEDGKVVNVSTIEIVLAK
- a CDS encoding dihydromethanopterin reductase (acceptor), encoding MKVVWCITGAGHLLRESFDVMKKLKEHGVKITTLVSRAGEEVVKMYGLMEELYSISNNTYYEELIFEREHPYSAPITGRLSLGKYDYLISTPTTGNTVAKVVNGIADTLVTNAIAQAGKGFVKCIIVPVDYVEGVVTTRLPFSINREKCTLCKACMEVCENDAIVENFDETFSKSFMEIILSKCIGCGKCKEICQYDAIIEGKEIKMRVRKVDAKNTKKLNDLEDTVVLKNPYEIMDILLKRQKNYKLTNFKRH
- a CDS encoding methyl-coenzyme M reductase glutamine C-methyltransferase; translated protein: MKITIYSPNVYTYGAMVVGGILNEKHNVHLIRKPNNALFLKSDVVILSLYSTLQIIDENIKNIVNFIKNRKKKTKVYVAGCVSTYPEIILNELNVDGVIVGEGELTTPNIIEGDKGGLAYKDGDEIIINYPKERPDLNHPMPLIPKDIANQNIRGANVYIETHRGCLGNCTFCQVPKFFGKEIRSRDVDLVVEEVKKFKKRGVKRIAISGGTGSLYNFKKSINRDKFYELLEKISSVIGKDNLSVPDMRVDYVDEDILEAIKNYTIGWVFYGIESGSDDILRDMKKGVNTKKIMDAIKLAKDCDIKVGGSFIVGYPTETEMDYLLTKDFIVDAELDDIFVSIAEPIPTTELCSLVLKTPKEKNPTFMKHNGEYRHLNLTESEARCFDLLIHAEMWKSNPKLMTKQLYAIYLNEAKTQGKDIRKITELIFKYKDYYII
- a CDS encoding RlmE family RNA methyltransferase, with product MGRKDKRWVLQRKKDFYYNLAKKQKYRSRATFKLFQLNEKFRFMKEGDIVVDLGCAPGGWLQAAREIVGEKGFVVGVDLQSVKPLPYDNVKTIKGDMTKEETIQKIREILYPAKPTVVISDASPNISGVWDVDHARSIELTTIALKIATKLLKEGGNFAVKVFQGDMFMDYVSLVEKYFEKVYPTKPRASRKESAEVYVVGKGYTGKPWEEEEPVKEEKVEEKIETEELLAKKIKEMRKLKTNKN
- a CDS encoding RNA-binding domain-containing protein: MVNHIIITATAHATEDEEKVLDAITYFLPDVVGEDDVELEVIETDGYFGNPINVYKMTINKKTNRVFKHIIDLLKGDERNINKLKKDVDLRIEKNKLYLRFDKQKAYLGECKLMDGDDVVRIVINFKIYASKNKEEKVKERVLKELGIE